The Populus alba chromosome 6, ASM523922v2, whole genome shotgun sequence genomic interval aaacatattaaactactttttgttcaacctcaattttaaccaaacatatatttttctaaaccaacctcaactaaaagtactttttataaaataacttttttaaaactacaaccacaacaacaacctcaataccaaacatacCTCTACAATTAAATCTAGCACAATTACTACAAAATCaccaatatattaaattaattagtacAATTATGttttactattaattattttttcttgtggcctgtaaaaggaaaggaaggacAAATAAAAGCGTATGTTCCTTGCAAGAGTGCGAAAAAACaagattcttaaaaaaaaaaaaaaaaaaaaaaaaagaaacaaaaagaaaaacagagtaCATTGTAAATTCCATTCCAATTCGAATGGCGGAGACACAACATAAAGAGAAGATGGTGAATGGAAATAGCTGCGAAGTATCTTGTCATTCGAATCCTGATCCTTCAACACAACCACCGTCTGATCGTCCTGTTCGTGTTTATGCTGATGGGATCTATGATCTCTTCCACTTTGGCCACGCTCGCTCCCTTGAACAAGCTAAAAAAGCGTACGTTTTCTTTAATTGTAcgtgttttttttgtctttttttgtttgttttgtgttttgatctGTTTCGTTTTCTGGGGTTTTCTCGTTTTGTGGGAATTTGATTGGATGCTgaattttgtgaatttttgaaacttttatgagattttcttttctggttCGATTGTTTTTACTGGTTTTGCTGTGctgtaaatcatgttttttgaaACTTGTTTCGCCACTGATAGGTATTTTTCTgctgttttctctctcttttttttaatttttgtttctctcgTATTGTTAGATTGTTGAAATTGTCATACTTGCGTTTAGATGTTGAGTTCATTAATGTGGTTTTGACCGGTCCatgttatttacttttaaaatatttgatgttatttacagtatgttattatattttcccTTTTAGTTGATAATTTTGCTTGAAAAAGGATTTTGGCTCAGCTGTTTATTTGATTGCATTGTGAATTTAGGTTTCCGAACACCTACTTGCTTGTCGgatgttgcaatgatgaaatcaCACACAAATACAAGGGAAAAACTGTCATGACAGAGGAAGAGCGTTATGAATCTCTTCGCCATTGCAagtatgatttttgtttattttcgaACTTATGAATAGCTTCTCTTTTCCAGCATCAGAGTTTTCTTGTGTAAGACGTAACTTTTTAAAGGTATTTGCTTCAACAGGATATATAATGGCTTGGGATTAGCAATTTCGGTGTTATTGATAGCACAAaaccttgtttttgttttttttttttttcaggtggGGTGGATGAAGTCATTCCTGGTGCGCCTTGGGTGATTGATCAAGAATTTCTTGACAAGCACAATATTGACTACGTCGCTCATGATTCTCTACCGTAAGAAATCCAATTCAAAGGCATATCTTGGtgcttaattgtaatgatttGCATCAGAATTAAGTAGTTTTAGGATAGTGAAGAAAATATCTTTCTCATATCTCAAGTTTAGTATCTAATTTGTTCAGATGTAAGTACTCAGCAATAGTTTATAGTTACACAAAGAAACACTAAGTGTTACAGaattatttctatttgttttaattctaaatttaataCCAATGGAATCTGTCAGGTAATGTTCATTTGAGTGAGTCAAGTTGTAAATACATCAGCCATCTCTTACATTTGGCCTTGCACTTTATCTGTAGCTATGCTGATGCCAGTGGAGCTGGAAAGGATGTCTATGAATTTGTAAGTTTGAGCAACATATTGCTTGTGTTTCCATTTATCCTTGTGGTAGTATATAATTATGGTAAGTGAGCTTTCATTTCAGGTAAAAAAAGTTGGAAGGTTCAAAGAAACAAGAAGAACTGATGGCATTTCTACGTCAGACATTATAATGAGGATTGTCAAAGACTATAACCAGTATGTCTTACGTAATTTGGATCGAGGATATTCGAGAAAAGAGCTTGGTGTTAGCTACGTAAAGGCATGTTCTTGTATTGTTTCTGGAATTGATTGGATGATACTGcaccaaaatttgtttttgtgtggaCTTCTTTATGCATTACTTCCTTATCTTTTTCTGGTTTTGTGCAATGATAAATAGGAAAAGCGACTGAGGGTGAACATGAGGTTGAAGAAACTACAAGAGAAAGTGAAGGAACAGCAAGAAAAAGTTGGAGAAAAGGTCTGTTCTATCTTAAGCCTGAACATTGATGTGTTTCACCAACttccttttttctgttttatttgcATCTTATGCAGAAACATTGTTGTGTTTTACCAGCTTCATCTTTTCTGTTTTGCTTACATCCTATGCTTAAACATTGTTGTGTTTCACCagctttttttctgttttgcttACAagtatcatttaaattttatgtaaaatttaGTAAGTTAAATGATTCTTCACTCATTCTGGAAACATATCATTTCTTCcagtcattcatttttttctcctgaaaacttaaatatattcTCTTAATTAGGTGGATCATGCACTGTAAGTTATTGTGACTTGATTCTGCAGTTATACCCTTGAAATATACCCCCCAAATTACCAGTTTTAGTAATGTTATTGTTCACTATCTAgcacattttgttttgtttgatgtaattaACTAAGGAACAACATCAACTCCATATGGAAATTTCAGATATATATCCTTTCTTCACATGACTAATACAGTCCAGCATAAATTATGAAAAGTTAGTGTTGTCCTACATTTGCCATGGCAATGTTTCTATTTAGGCAAAGCAatgcatctttttttaatttttgaactgtcaAAGACTCTGCGTGCAAAAGTGTTTTAAGTTGGTAATATTGGTAGTGTAAAATTCAGTGTTAAGAATGCAGTGTATCAGGTGTCAGGTGCTAGTTCTAGGTATTTGGAAGTTTGTCAAGGAAAGCCCTTTTACTTTATTGTAGCATAGAATGGACAAACAAAGCGAAGCCAAATGTTTCTTATATTGTGGGTTTTGTTTTATGCCATTCTGATGAAAACTAACTTCACTTGTTTgctgttttgtttttgctgctTCTAGAATTTCTGTGcttattatatttatgaaatattcAGTTTGCTCCCTTTCCATGCTTTGTACATGTTTCATGGTTGTTTCCGTTTCCTTTTACAGATTCAAATTGTTGCAATGCATCGTAATGAATGGGTGGAAAATGCTGATCGTTGGGTTGCTGGATTCCTTGAGATGTTTGAAGAAGGTTGCCATAAAATGGTAAGTTTGATTGTCTATCTGTTGGGTATCAAGTAAATTGGTGAGATGGACTATGCACTCACACAATGATCGACTAGTGTATGGATATGGACATTTTGCagctatacatatatataccaCACATACTCCAAATCTTTTACCCTCGAATTGGATGTCTTTCAGGGCACAGCCATCAGGGATAGAATTCAAGAGCGATTGAGAGGGCAGCTGTCAAATGGGCTGCTGGAAGATGGCAAGTCCAACAGTGAAGACGATGATGAAgagtattattttgatgatgatgattatgatgACGGCGATGAAGAAGAATATTATACTGAGACATATGACAAAGATGCGAAAAGTAAGAAGTAGATTGCCTTATTCATGCTTTACTGGTAAGAGTTCCAATCAGAAACGTGCCTTGATGATTACTTGTTTTGGGTGCTTTTGTAAAGTGCTGTATAATGGTCGTGGCAAGTAAGGTCTGTTGCTTGGTTTTGCTATAGGGAGTCTGGATTTGAgtcttgtttttgtaattttattacttttctaTCAAGGGAGCTTGGTTTCAGTTGAAACTTTCTAGTCTTCGTCCTTAGCTTGTTGAATGCAAGAGATCATCATTCACTCCGAACCTAATGCTGCTGTACATGAAAAGGTTGTAGTGTTAGGCTTCCCTAATCTAACTAGGCCTAGcttgttgtgaggagggtggtTGTGGATTTGGACAAGATAATTACAGTCCATGGTTGACACCGAAACTATTCCTAATGTTGTTCGACATCAAGTATGAAATCTGGCTAACATGTCTGAACCAATATTAAGTATGATGTTTTACTGCATATAACCAAAATGATTCTTGATTCCTTCAAAACAACAACCCAGTATTGGTTTAAAAAGAACTATGGTTATAAAATTCCTTAAACATAGAAGGTAATTCAGGTGTACCAAAGAAGAGAAAGTAGAGGATCATGATCATATAGCCTCCGAGTTCTCGGACCCTTCAGCTAGATTGGCCTGGattctatatataaaacagATCTAATCCGGGATTTGACCCGGCTTTGAGCTAGACTGGCCcgaatttgattaaaaaaaaaccatatttagCAGATCTAAATATATAATCCAATCTAAGGTCATGATCATGTGTTAGTAGCCTGCTCAactctaaaacataaaataatattatttcattatgttttttttaatgaagcaTTGGTTtggacaaaaattaaaaagaaaaattctcaCTCGGGCCAATCAAATCGCGAGTTGAACTTGATCACTTGATAAGGAAAACATCTATCCTcgttaaaaaagtaaaaaaactcaAGACTAGATTCCAATATAATATTCAATGCACGCGAAAAAAGATCATGAAAATCTTCACAAATATTTAATCAGTCCGACAACGAAACTTACGTGCACAGTTGTAAACTGCTGAGCGGAGTGAGGTAAACTACTAAAGTAAAGGAGGCGGCAGAGGCACATAATGTCCTCATAATTGTGAGTTGACTATGGTAACTGTAAGAGAGACCtagattttaataaatgaaatccTTTGGATCTAATTTCTTGTTACTTACAATGTCGACATTCTTCCAACACTTAGACTTGTCCAATCTTAAATATCTCTTTCGAAACATACAAAGTCAACAACGAACATTaattttcttacatttttttttaattgttaattaggaaaaatatatatagaaagtaaTTCAAGGgaaaataattgagtttttaataTAAGGATATAATTGAGAAATTGTGTCATGTACATCattgtattaatatatatttccttATTGAAGCCTTAATTGGATGCTTTTTTCGACAAATAGAGCATTGGATGTCCTCATTATTTCTTCACTGTTTAACACCATCACTATTAGTTCACAGAATTAGTCGTAGCCTAGCTACCTGTCATTGTTCTTAATTATGTGATTATTAGAGCAAGACAATTACCTGTTTAACCCTGCAATTCTCATGAATTCACTCACCCTACCacaccaaacaaaatatatctGAATACCCTTTTGATAATTTACCTCCCTCCATGTAAATACTTggcctaatttaaaaaaaaaaatcgaaaattcATGATGCCATCCGAATAGTGTACAGCAATTTATAAAGAGTAAGCGGGGATCACGTTTCTCTGTACAAATCAAAGTACAATAGCAATATCTTCGTTTTGCTAACAAGAACTGCCTGCCTACCTCTTCGATCCCTCTTCCTTCACTTTGCTAACAAATTTTCTCTTGATCCCATCACGATGcagaattttatcaaattttatttaaccttCATTTGCTTGCTTCTACTACTCCCTACTCTTGCTTTAGCAGAATGCACATGTGATGCAGGAGGAGAAGGCAAAAATAAATCTGAGGCCTTGAAATACAAAGCCATAGCAATTGCTTCTATCCTTTTTGCGGGTGCAGTTGGAGTTTGTCTTCCAATTCTTGGAAAAACTATCCCCGTTTTACGCCCTGAAAAGActattttcttcatcatcaaagCCTTTGCAGCCGGTGTTATATTGTCGACAGGCTTTATTCATGTGCTTCCTGATGCTTTTGATAGCTTGACATCGCCATgccttggtgaaaatccttggGTAAATTTCCCTTCACGGGGTTTGTGGCAATGATGTCGGCGATCGGGACTTTAATGGTGGATTGTCTTGCAAGTTCTTATTATACTAGGTTGCACCTCAACAAGGCTCAACCAGAGGAGAGGGGGGATGAGGAGAAGGCAGCAGTTGAGGCTCATGAGGGTCATGTTCATACTCATGCAACTCATGGCCATTCTCATGGCTTAGTGGATAGTTCTGGTTCTGGTCCATCTCAGCTTATTCGCCATCGGGTTATTACACAGGTAAttgtttctctcttttgttACAAAGGAGAGGCTCAAACCTAACAACTTTTAGAGCAGAGGACATGCatgcataatatatatatatatttttttttaagattaattattaacTCATACATAATTTTGAagttaacaattaaaattttaatttaaataaactatctaaaatattaaaaaataaatttgaaagtatataaaattgaagtgaaagtaaaaataaacccACTATTAAAGTTATATCCTTTGAtgttttgtggaatataattcatttataatcgAATCTGAATCGATATTGTAATAACCCCTCAACcgagataaaataacaatctcatgtcaactagaaaaataaagtaattaaatttttttcctctctcaaaTTTCtcattccttcacttgattcttctttAAATTAGTGTTTTACAAGTTGGATTTTGTAAGTTTACAAAGTTATTCtcgcactttttttttccttggatatttttttttatatatattttccccttacttttctctctttctttctcacctttttttttttttgattctgCTTCTGCCCAGTCAGtaacatataaaaagaagaaagaactaatttattttattttttttaatgacaaacaaccattttatccttaatgaatcgttttgcttttatttgacggtctttttttttgttagcactaccaagctccattcatcctaaaattttaaactagattttatttaatatattttttagatctctcataaaatttcagcttaATTTGATGGCTGGATTGAAAATTACGCCTAATAACGTAAAACTgattaaattgtgatttttcatcaaatttctgaatttcttcAAAAGTTCTGAAATCTTAACCCAAGCTAAAACATCATATTAGAAGACTCcacctatatttttaaaattttttggtaACTTAATCAAGAAttgcaaattgttttagcataaaactagttaaaaaatattgataaaatcttaatcTGGCTATAGCCCACCCAAGCCTTTAATATGTCTCGCCCTTGcttgtcattgtttttttttttctaatttaaagatTTGCTAAACTGTAGGATACTTAATTtatgtttgtgtttttcttaGGTTTTGGAGTTGGGAATTGTGGTGCACTCTGTGATTATAGGAGTGTCTTTAGGAGCTTCTGAAAGTCCCGAGACAATAAGACCTCTAGTGGCTGCCCTAAGCTTTCACCAATTTTTTGAGGGTATGGGACTTGGTGGATGCATTACTCAGGTAAAGGCATAGCCTTGTTTCTAACAATTTATgctacctatttttttttttttttaaatagtctaACATTGAATATTTTCTCTAAATATGTGTCACTTGATACACTTGTATTTATGTTTCTAGGCGAAATTCAAGACCAAAACTATTGTGATAATGGcactcttcttctctctaaCAACCCCAGTTGGCATTGCAATTGGCATAGGCATATCAAATGTCTATAATGAGAACAGTCCTAAAGCTCTTATTGTTGAAGGAATTTTCAATGCTGCGTCAGCTGGTATCCTAATCTACATGGCACTTGTGGATCTTCTGGCGGCTGATTTTATGCATCCAAAAGTGCAAAGCAATGGAGCCCTTCAATTTGGGGTTAATGTTTCTCTTCTTATAGGAGCTGGTTGTATGTCTCTCCTTGCCAAATGGGCTTGAAGCTTTAGCTATCTATAGtcctttttctcctctttttcttgaaaatcttgTAATGATACGATTGACTTAGCTTTTGCTTGATGAAGACAGCGAAAGTCATTTTGCCTTCCAGTTTCTTGGTGTTGTAAATGTCATCTCTTTCATTCGTTTCATTGTCTTGGATTAAACAATTTGCACAGTTTTGATAATCAAAAGAGTTGTCTGAAGTCTGTATGTGATGATAATACACCTTTTTATTTCGTTGtgaatatttcttttcatgaaaaattctACAATTCTTGCTCTTCGGTGACCTCAAACTGCATGTCAAACCATCTACAAAACAATGACCAACCAGcgatttctttttatattgatctaaATGGGAGAAGAGCACCCTTGTAGaatataatgtttattttatctaaaatcttTCCAAAATTATTCCAGCAATTAtattttccccttctttttATAACGATGAGTGACCCTAACATGCATCTTTCAGCTGcagattaaatatataattctctAGATAAAGCAACTCTTAAttcagaaaagtatttttatgttgtttttagtCAGTATCAAGACAGAAGAAATAACTacgaaaaatcaaaatttgaagctTCCTTTGGCTGCAACAACAACCATGAGCAGTTTCATTGTCACTTCTTGATCAAATACAGACACAGCAGATCACAGGATGCTGCTGGTAGACAAACAGATCAAAAGATTTCGAGAAACGTGTGAATGAATACAATATCCCTGTCCTCATACTTCTCTAGTCTAACAGTAGTGCTGCATCATTGTTGACATTTGAACATATTAGAAGTACTTGAGTTGCTTGTTTTTAAGCTaaatctatattaaaaataggTCAAAATATTACATTAGATCAATAGATCAGAGCTTCCGATTTAGCGTGTGATAACGCGTTGCAAAGAGAGTTTTTcgattaaaaaatgaattattattttttttctcctcttttttcttgaaaatcttgTAATGATATGATTGACTTAACTTTTGCTTGATGAAGACAGCGAAAGTCATTTTGCCTTCCAGTTTCTTGGTGTTGTAAATGCCATCTCTTTCATTCGTTTCATTgtcttggattaaaaaaattggcAAATTTTGATAATCAAAAGAGTTGTACGGAGTCTGTATGTGATGACAAtacactttttttatttcgctgtgaccttttattttcttgagaagTCTACATTTTTTAATCTTCAGTGGCCTCAAACTGCATGCGTGATATAATGATATAAATGGGAGAAGACCACCCTTTAGTATAATAGaatgtttattttatctaaaataatcaCTATGACTTAAATCTCTCCAAAATTAGTCTAATCGATCCGAAgctcaaaaaaatgaaaaaataaagactcTTGTATGAGCCACCTGTACGTATGTGTTATTATCAAGACTAGCCTGCCtaataatgattttgataaGATTGATCAGGTTTTACACAGTGAACTCTCAAACATGGATCGATATAAAACATGACCTGTGCTAGAATTCTATTCGGCAGATCACTGAATTGATCGGCAAGGTCAGATCATGTTTTATAACAATGGTTTTTACTTGCCACTCAACAAACGAACCACCTGTATGCGTTGCTATCAAGACTAGGATCTTGCTCTCATCGGTAATTGTTCAGTGGTCGAAAATTTAGGCATCATATGTGTAAGTCCATTTGAAAGAAACAGAACAAACATCCAAATCTATGTTTAGCAGACATATTGGACTGCTTTGTTAGATTTACCTGGCCAGGTCAAAATCTGAAGCTTCCCTGGGCTGCAATAACAACATCAGCAATTTTGTTGTCACTTCTTGATCAAATACAGACACAGCAGATCACAGGATGCTGCTGGTAGACAAACAGATCAAAGGATTTCGAGAAACGTGTGAATGAATACAATATCCCTGTCCTCGTACCTTCTGCTCTAGTCTAACAGTAGTAGTGCTGCATCATTGTTTGACATTTTCTACGAGCATATCAGAAGTCCTTGAAGTTGATTGCTTTTAACCTAACTCTATACAAAAAACAGGTTAAAATATTACGAGGTTCTGATTTAATTTGTCGCCGAGTATAGATCACTATTATGCAAGCTGATCGGGGAGATTATTCACACGATATGTATTGAGATAACTGATCCAGATATCTGGCATTGCTTCTCTCCGTTTTTTCAAGAAgccaatagaaaaaaagatgaataaaatttCAGCAAAAGATAATTGCAAAACACCAATTATATGGTACAGATTTATTAGAGAGTAATTAATAGGGAAATATCATCATCCATTggtattattattgaaattaatttatctagGCAGCGAATAGTTATGATGAAATAAAgggaaaagaacaaagaaaaaaacctctGCTAAGAGGACCTAATATAATGTTGCAGCAGAAGAACTAGCTCATCAAATTGTCAATAAAATGACCAAATGAAGTGTGTGAAGATCCACTTTCCATCAAGGCTTTCTTGCTCTTTTCACTCATCTCTCAAGTTTTGTCTCCAGAATACCCAAAATATCTAGATTA includes:
- the LOC118032240 gene encoding choline-phosphate cytidylyltransferase 1 — translated: MAETQHKEKMVNGNSCEVSCHSNPDPSTQPPSDRPVRVYADGIYDLFHFGHARSLEQAKKAFPNTYLLVGCCNDEITHKYKGKTVMTEEERYESLRHCKWVDEVIPGAPWVIDQEFLDKHNIDYVAHDSLPYADASGAGKDVYEFVKKVGRFKETRRTDGISTSDIIMRIVKDYNQYVLRNLDRGYSRKELGVSYVKEKRLRVNMRLKKLQEKVKEQQEKVGEKIQIVAMHRNEWVENADRWVAGFLEMFEEGCHKMGTAIRDRIQERLRGQLSNGLLEDGKSNSEDDDEEYYFDDDDYDDGDEEEYYTETYDKDAKSKK